The region ATGTCGCCGCCGGTCTGGCGGCCAACGGCGTCGGTCGCGGCGACCACGTCGGTTTGATCTGCGATACCCGCAAGGAGTGGTTGCTGATCGACCTCGCGACACTTGCGCTCGGCGCGGTGGACGTGCCGCGCGGCAGCGACTCGACGGCGGACGAGATCGCCTACATTCTGGCGCACGCCGACTGCGCCGTGGCGGCGGTCGAGAACGCCGCACAGTTGGCCAAGGTGGGCGGCATCAAAGAGCGGCTGCCGAAGCTGGCACGCGCCATCGTGCTCGACAGCGCCGACCTCGACAGCGCGGCGCTGGCCAAGGCCCGAAACCACGGCCTTGCGGTGATCACCCTGGAAGAGCTGGTGCGCGCCGGCGCCGCGCACGGGCAGGCGGAGGCGCTGCTGCGCGCGGAGCTGGCCAAGGGCAAGCCCGAGGATCTCGCCACCATCATCTACACCTCCGGCACCACCGGCGAACCGAAGGGCGTGATGCTCACGCACGCCAATTTCGTGTACCAGATCGACGTGATCCCGGACGCGGTGCCGCTCGGTCCCGGCGACATGCTGCTGTCGGTACTGCCGGTGTGGCACTCCTACGAGCGCGTGTGCGAGTACGCGGCGCTGTTCGCCGGCGCCGGTATCGCGTTCTCCAAGCCGATCCGCGAGGTGATGCTGGCGGACCTGATCGCCGCCAATCCGACCTACTTCCCGAGCGTGCCGCGCGTCTGGGAGGGAGTTCGCGCCGGCGTCTACCGAACCGTGGAGGCGGAGGGCGGAGTCAAGGCGGCGCTGTTCAAGTTCTTCGTCGCGGTCGGCGCCGCGCACAGCGCCATGTCGCGGCTGCTGCTCGGCCGGGTGCCGCGCTACCAGGTCAAGCCACGCATGCTGGACGTGCTGGCCGCGGCGCTGCCGCTGGCCCTGCTCACACCGCTGGCGCTGCTGGGCAAGGTGCTGGTGTTCAAGAAGATCACTGCACGCCTCGGTACCCGCTTCAAGGCCGGCATCTCCGGCGCCGGAGCGCTGCCGGGATACGTTGACGACTTCTTCGCCGCCGCCGGAATCGTGGTGCTGGAGGGCTATGGGCTCACCGAGGCGGCGCCGCTGGTATCGGTACGCCCCTTCCATCACCCGGTGAGCGGCACCGTCGGTCCGCCAATCCGCGGCACCGAGGTGAGGATCATCAAGGAGGATGGCGGCGCGGCCCTCCCCGGAGAGCAGGGCGTGATCCACGTACGCGGTCCGCAGATCATGAAGGGCTACTACAAGCGCGTCGGCGACACCGCCGCGGTGCTGTCGGGCGACGGCTGGCTGAACACCGGCGATCTCGGTACCCAGACCGTGAACGGTGAGATAAGCATCACCGGCAGGGCCAAGGACACCATCGTGCTGCTCGGCGGCGAGAACATCGAGCCGGAGCCGATAGAGGACCTCGTGCGCCAGTCGGAGTACGTCGAACACATCATGGTAGTCGGCCAGGACCAGCGCCTGCTCGGTGCGCTCGTGGTTCCCGATCTGGCGGCGGTGAAGACGTACGCCGCCGCCCACGGCGTGGCGGGCGACGACCTGGCAACGCTGGTCACCGCTGAGCAGATCGAGCGGCTGATCCGGGGCGAGGTGCAGAGCCGCATAAGCGCCAGGAACGGCTTCAAGAGCTTCGAAAGAATCGCCCGCATCGCGTTGATCGACCGCCCGTTCGAGGTGGGCGACGAGCTTACCCATACCCAGAAGATGCGCCGCCACGTGATTGCCGAGCGCTACGCCGCGCGCCTAGCCCGCCTGTTCGAGTGACCGGCAGCGCCGGCAACGGGAACCATGACCGCGGCCGGCACCGGCCCGTGGTGGTGTACCTCGCCGGCTTTCGCCAGCACGCCGGCAAGACGGTTACCAGTCTCGGCATCATCTCCCAGCTCAGAAAGCACCTCGACGCGCGCCAGATCGGCTACCTGAAACCGGTCGGCCAGCAACTCGTGCGAGCGGCCGGCGGGGTTACGGTCGACAAGGACGTGGAGCTGATCGGCGAATTCGCCGGCCTCGCCGACCTGCCGCTCGACAAGCTCTCGCCGGTACGGTTCTCCACCAATTTCACCCGCTCCTACCTCGATTCGAAGTACCGCACGCGGCTGACCCGCGCGCTGTCGTTGGAGATCAAGCGCTCGGTGGATCAGCTCGCGGACCGGCGCATCATCATCGCCGAAGGGTCCGGGCACCCGGGAGTCGGCAGCGTGGTGGGACTGTCCAACGCCGCGGTCGGCAAGCTGCTCGGCGCGCAGACGATCTTCGTCTCCGGCGCGGGCATCGGGCGTGCGCTCGACACCATCGACGTCGATCTGACCTATTTTCTGTATCACGGGTGCCGGGTCAGCGGTCTGATCGTCAACAAGGTGATCCCGGAGAAGGCCGCACAGGTAAAGCGTTACATCACCGAGGACCTGATCAACCAGCGCTACGCAGCCGCCAACGGCGCACCGATGCACGTGTTCGGCTACATGCCGACGATACCCGACCTGCCGCATCCGTCGATGCGGGTGATTCTCGGCGCCCTCCCGCACGTGCAGCCGTTGGGCGACCCCGATACGATTGCCTGGCGGCGGCCCTGTGCGGCCATCAAGCTGGTGTCGCTGCCGGCGCAGCACCTGCAGTCGCAGCTTCGCCATTACGTGGGGCCGGGCGACGTGCTGATCATCGGCGCCAGCTCAACGCCGCGCATCAGGCAGATCATCGAGTTTCACGAGGACGTTCTGCATCGCGGCGGCGTCGGCGGCCTGATTCTGACCTGCGGCGAAACCGAGAAGATCGAGCCGCCGGTGCGCGAAGAGTTGATTCGCGCGAACCTCCCGGCACTGTTCGTCAGCGAGGACTCGGCGGCCACCGAAGAACGCTTGTTCCGTCTCTACCAGAACACCAAGCTGCAGGTGTTCGACACCGGCAAGATCGCCGAAATCGAACGCCTGTTCGAGGAGCATTTCGAAACCGAGCGGTTCCTCGACGTGTTCCTCTCCTGAGGTGCGGCGGCGGTCCCGATCACGATCCGAATTCGGCCAGCGCCGCCAGCGCGTCGTGCGCATCGGCGGCGGCGCGCAACCCGTTCAGCGGCACCGGATCGCGCACCAGCGAGGCAATCGACGATACCAGCTCCAGGTGCGGCTCCGGCGGCGAAAGGGGCGACAGCACGAGGAAGATCACGTCCACGACGAACTGCAGGCCGGTGCCGAGGTGCAACGACTCTCCCGGCGCAAGGATGCCAAGCGCCGCCACCGGCGTATCGAGCGCCTCCAGCCGGGTGTGTACGATGGCGGCGCCGTGGCCGACCAGGGTAGCCCTGAGCGCCGCCTCCTCGGTGAGATGTTGCATGATGCGGTCCGGGTCGCCGAGGCCGGTGGCGACGACCAGCCGCTCGACCAGTTGGCGCAGCGCGTCGTCGTCGTCGCGGGCGCGCAACGGTACCAGAATCGCCGCCGGAGAGAACGCTCGTGCGAGATTCATCATGCGATTCCTCGGGCTCAATCAGTCGGGGGGATTCATGACGTGTGTAGACGGCGTCCCGGTGATCGAGACGCGCGCGGATAGCCCCTAGGGGAATCGAACCCCTCTTTTGAGAATGAGAGTCTCATGTCCTAGCCGATAGACGAAGGGGCCACGAGCATTGATAACCTATGGCGCACAGCCGCGATCTGTCAACCCCGCCGGCCATGCCGGTGACCGCGGTCAGCCGCCGGTGCCTGTCGCCGGTGCTGTTCGCCCCTCCCAGAGATCGCGAATCATGCGCCGCGCATCCTCACCGTGAACCTGTCCGACGGAGCAGTTTCCGTCCAGCATCGCGCCGTCCTGGAGTACCAGCTCGGGCGTCCGCAAGTCGCCCAACACGCGCGCCGAGGGGAGCAGCAACACGCGTCTGGCGGCGCTGATGTTGCCGAGCACGACCCCCTCGACGACCACGACGTTGGCCACGACGTCGGTCTTGACTCGACCGGACACGCCCACGTAGAGTTGATCGACCTGCAACGCCGGGCCCACGAAACGACCGTCGACACGCAGGTTGCCGTGTACCGCGCACCGCCCCTCGAAACGGGAGCCCTCGCCGATTGTGGTGTCGGCCTTGAAACTCATGCGCATCAGGCCAAAGGCTAATACGAATGACGTTCGGTTGGCGACATCGTGTCCGGGAACGGTGCGTACCGCGTCGCCCAGTATGCCTGAGGCGTCCGGCATACTGGGCGGGGCCCATACAACCAGCCACGGGTGTCACGGAGCGGTGCTTACCGCGTCGACAAGGCCGTTCGAGCCGTCAGGGAGGGGCGCGCCGGGGCCCCAGACCACCTCGGACGCCACCTCTACCGTGCTGCCCGGGGCAGCGGCTATACCGGCGCGCAAGGCCGCCAGCGGAGGATCGTTCACCGACACCAGCACCGTCTCTTCGAAGCCGGCGCGATAGCCCCAGTTTCTGACCATCGCAAAGGTCCCGTCACGCGCCAGGGCCTCCAGGGCCGCCCCCGTCAGCGGCCCCACCTCCAGGAACACCACGCGCACGTCCGACCGCTGCAGAGCATCGAGCGACCGTTTCAGCGACCCGCTGTCGGCCGATCGGTCGATCCGGCGCTCGGTCAGCCGGGCGGCGGCGCCGGCGCTCGTCACGCCGCGGCGGAAGGCGGCCACGTGGGCACCTTCCACGCGCCCGCCGGTGGCAAGGATGCCGACTCTGCCCTCCGGCTGTCCGGCAATGTAGGCGGCCAGCAACGCTCCGGCCCTGGTCAGCGCATCGCTGCGCGAGAACCACACCGACGTCACGTTCGGTCCGCCGGCCGGCGCCGTGGAGCCGGCTGCGGCCGCGCCGCTCCAGGTCAGCACGACGATGGGCAGGCCGGGGTGCGCGGCGGCCACCTCGTCGGCCTGCAGAGACAGCAGCGGCGTCAGCACCACCCCGGCGGGGCGGGCGCGCGCGAGCCATGCGTGCAACGCATCGAGCGGCTGCTCCGAATCGATGTGGGCAATGTTGAGCCGCCGCCCGTCCGCGAAGACCAACGCGCTCATGTCGGATTCCAGGTCCGGATAGGCCTCGCTCACCGCTCGCCAGAAGGGCGCCTCCAGCGCCACCAGGTAGGTGTCGTTGGTGCGCGCGCGGGCGCAGCCGCCCATGGCAGCGAGGACGAGCAGGGTGCAGGCAACCGCCCGCACCACACGACGCCGCACGCGACGCGCCGATCGACGACTACGGAGACGACTCGTCGGGGGCCTCCGAAACCGAGTTCGCGAACACCAGCGGTATACACGCCGCCAGCAACGCCGCGCCGCCAACCGCCGCGAGATCCGGCTGTTGCAAGGTGCCGGCGTACGCGATGCCCGCGGTCCCGCACGGGATGGCCGGCATGGCGGCTGCCCACCACCACGCACCGCGCGCCGCGCGCGTCAGCAGATACGCCGTGGCGGCAACCGCCGCCAGCCGCAGCATCGGCAGCAGCACCAGCCGATACGTGCTTGGGTCGGCATGATTGGCGAACTGGTCGAGAACGGCGTACACGCTGAAGAACCCTCCCATGCCGGCCAGCAGCGTGATCGCGTCCGGCGCGCCGGCCTCATGCCTGCGGCACCGATACCAGTGTATGCCGAGGGTCGCCGCCGCTGCCGCGATCAGCGGCAGGCCGTGGTCGACCGCCAGCAGGCGCGCATATTGCAACCGCGGCTGCACCAGAGGGGGGAAGGTGGCCGCCAGCATCTCGAACAGCGGATACAGCGGAATGGCCAGCAGTCCGGCGGTGGTGTACGCATACAGCAGAGCCCAGCCGTCGCTCTGGCCGCGGGCCAGCGCATGGCCGGCGACCGCGAGCACGAACAAAGGCGTGGCAAGGTAGGCAAACAACGTCATCGGCGCAGGACGGCTACTCCCACTCCACCGTGGCGGGCGGCTTGCTCGACACGTCGTATACCACGCGGCCCACGGCCGGAACCTCGTTGGTGATCCGCGCCGAGATGTCGAGCAGGTCGGCCATCTCGAACGGGAACACTCCCGCGGTCATGAAGTCGTCGCTCACTACCGCGCGCAATGCGATCACCTCTCCGTAGCGGCGGCTGTCGCCGGTCACGCCGACCGAGCGCACCGGCAGCAGGACCGCGAATGCCTGCGTGACGCTGTCGTACAGGCCGCGGCTGCGCAGCTCCTGGAGAAAGATCGCGTCCGCGGCGCGCAGCAGGTCGCACCGTTCGCGGGTTACCTCGCCGAGTATGCGCACGGCCAGACCGGGGCCGGGAAACGGATGGCGCGCGATCACCTGCGCGGGCACTCCCAGCGCCTCCCCCAGGCGCCGCACTTCGTCCTTGTAGAGGGATGCCAGCGGCTCCAGCAGCCGGCCCGCCGCACGCCGCTCGGCGACCAGCGGCGCGGCGACGTTGTGGTGCGACTTGATGACGTGCGCCTTGCTGCCCACGCCCTTGCCCGACTCGATCAAGTCAGTGTACAGCGTGCCCTGTGCCAGGAAGCCGGCGCCGCACTCCTGCTCCACCGCGTCCCGCTGCACCTCGATGAACAGGTCGCCGATGATGCGCCGCTTGGCCTCCGGTTCGGTGGTGCCGGCGAGCGCGGTGTAGAACCGGTCCGATGCGTCGACCACCTGCACGTTGGCGGCGCCGAGCCCCAGCAGGGTGGCTCGTACTTCCGCCGTCTCGTGCAGCCGCATCAGCCCGGTGTCGACATACAGGAGGTGCACCTGGTCGGCCGGCAGTGCCTTGAGAAGCAATGCCGCCACCACCGTGGAGTCGACCCCGCCGGAAATCAGCAGCACCACCGGGCTGTCGCCCACGGTGGCGCGCAACTCGGCCATCGCGCGGTGTTCGAAAGAGCTCATGTTCCACTGCCGCCGGGCGCCGCAGATGGCGGTGGCGAAGTTGCCGAGCAGGCGGGTGCCGTACTCGGTGTGCGATACCTCGGGATGAAACTGGATGCCGAACGTCGGCGGCGCCGATGCATCCACCGACTCGACCGCGGCAATGCCGCCGTACTCGGAACCCGCAACCCGCCGATATCCGTCCGCGATTCG is a window of Spirochaetaceae bacterium DNA encoding:
- a CDS encoding AMP-binding protein, producing MSGTLSQRLQRVCEEHSAGTALLSRNGGGDFQPTTFAQLWSEVANVAAGLAANGVGRGDHVGLICDTRKEWLLIDLATLALGAVDVPRGSDSTADEIAYILAHADCAVAAVENAAQLAKVGGIKERLPKLARAIVLDSADLDSAALAKARNHGLAVITLEELVRAGAAHGQAEALLRAELAKGKPEDLATIIYTSGTTGEPKGVMLTHANFVYQIDVIPDAVPLGPGDMLLSVLPVWHSYERVCEYAALFAGAGIAFSKPIREVMLADLIAANPTYFPSVPRVWEGVRAGVYRTVEAEGGVKAALFKFFVAVGAAHSAMSRLLLGRVPRYQVKPRMLDVLAAALPLALLTPLALLGKVLVFKKITARLGTRFKAGISGAGALPGYVDDFFAAAGIVVLEGYGLTEAAPLVSVRPFHHPVSGTVGPPIRGTEVRIIKEDGGAALPGEQGVIHVRGPQIMKGYYKRVGDTAAVLSGDGWLNTGDLGTQTVNGEISITGRAKDTIVLLGGENIEPEPIEDLVRQSEYVEHIMVVGQDQRLLGALVVPDLAAVKTYAAAHGVAGDDLATLVTAEQIERLIRGEVQSRISARNGFKSFERIARIALIDRPFEVGDELTHTQKMRRHVIAERYAARLARLFE
- a CDS encoding AAA family ATPase, whose translation is MTGSAGNGNHDRGRHRPVVVYLAGFRQHAGKTVTSLGIISQLRKHLDARQIGYLKPVGQQLVRAAGGVTVDKDVELIGEFAGLADLPLDKLSPVRFSTNFTRSYLDSKYRTRLTRALSLEIKRSVDQLADRRIIIAEGSGHPGVGSVVGLSNAAVGKLLGAQTIFVSGAGIGRALDTIDVDLTYFLYHGCRVSGLIVNKVIPEKAAQVKRYITEDLINQRYAAANGAPMHVFGYMPTIPDLPHPSMRVILGALPHVQPLGDPDTIAWRRPCAAIKLVSLPAQHLQSQLRHYVGPGDVLIIGASSTPRIRQIIEFHEDVLHRGGVGGLILTCGETEKIEPPVREELIRANLPALFVSEDSAATEERLFRLYQNTKLQVFDTGKIAEIERLFEEHFETERFLDVFLS
- a CDS encoding PTS sugar transporter subunit IIA; amino-acid sequence: MNLARAFSPAAILVPLRARDDDDALRQLVERLVVATGLGDPDRIMQHLTEEAALRATLVGHGAAIVHTRLEALDTPVAALGILAPGESLHLGTGLQFVVDVIFLVLSPLSPPEPHLELVSSIASLVRDPVPLNGLRAAADAHDALAALAEFGS
- a CDS encoding polymer-forming cytoskeletal protein, which encodes MPDASGILGDAVRTVPGHDVANRTSFVLAFGLMRMSFKADTTIGEGSRFEGRCAVHGNLRVDGRFVGPALQVDQLYVGVSGRVKTDVVANVVVVEGVVLGNISAARRVLLLPSARVLGDLRTPELVLQDGAMLDGNCSVGQVHGEDARRMIRDLWEGRTAPATGTGG
- the guaA gene encoding glutamine-hydrolyzing GMP synthase — protein: MSEPAVDTILVLDFGGQTCQLIARRIRESGVYSRVLPGDIRLPAVDAMERVRGIVLSGSPASVHDRNAPTPDRGLLHCGVPVLGICYGMQHLMHRGGGVVSATHVSEYGRARVERVGESPLFAGIPATFHSWMSHGDAVERIADGYRRVAGSEYGGIAAVESVDASAPPTFGIQFHPEVSHTEYGTRLLGNFATAICGARRQWNMSSFEHRAMAELRATVGDSPVVLLISGGVDSTVVAALLLKALPADQVHLLYVDTGLMRLHETAEVRATLLGLGAANVQVVDASDRFYTALAGTTEPEAKRRIIGDLFIEVQRDAVEQECGAGFLAQGTLYTDLIESGKGVGSKAHVIKSHHNVAAPLVAERRAAGRLLEPLASLYKDEVRRLGEALGVPAQVIARHPFPGPGLAVRILGEVTRERCDLLRAADAIFLQELRSRGLYDSVTQAFAVLLPVRSVGVTGDSRRYGEVIALRAVVSDDFMTAGVFPFEMADLLDISARITNEVPAVGRVVYDVSSKPPATVEWE